One Pleurocapsa sp. PCC 7327 DNA segment encodes these proteins:
- a CDS encoding response regulator produces the protein MTKILVIEDDNELRNIISEVLCAENFSVIEAEDGNIGVQLAQEELPDLIICDIMLPSLDGYGVLYEIRSIPSLQMVPFIFLTAKSTKTDLRLGMELGADDYLTKPFTRDELLGAITTRLAKQVAIERESQKKLDDLRDRITYALPHEFRTPLNSILNNSKLLLENYRDTEPEEALAMLKDIHHSGQLLYRLVQNFLLYGQLIQLGKDPERVRKLSNANEKSFSKKIIEQIALQKAIEFNREEDLQLDLQEAVIPISERKLGKIVEEIIDNAFKFSSAGTPVQIRSFLQDNNFQLFIIDFGRGMTTEQIANLGAYMQFERKIYAQQGSGLGLTIAKLMIELYGGELKIESIPDKQTIVHVICPAN, from the coding sequence ATGACCAAAATTTTAGTTATTGAAGACGACAATGAGCTTCGCAATATTATTAGTGAAGTCCTCTGTGCCGAGAATTTTAGTGTCATTGAGGCAGAAGATGGCAATATCGGCGTGCAATTAGCGCAAGAAGAGCTTCCCGATCTGATTATTTGCGATATTATGCTTCCATCGCTCGATGGTTACGGCGTACTGTACGAAATTCGTTCTATCCCATCTCTCCAGATGGTTCCTTTCATTTTCTTGACGGCTAAATCTACCAAAACTGACTTGCGCTTGGGAATGGAATTGGGAGCAGATGATTATTTAACCAAACCATTTACTAGAGACGAATTACTAGGAGCCATCACAACGCGCTTGGCAAAGCAAGTAGCGATTGAACGAGAGTCTCAAAAAAAACTGGACGACCTACGCGATCGTATCACCTACGCGCTCCCCCACGAGTTTCGGACGCCTCTCAATTCTATTCTTAATAACTCCAAATTACTCTTAGAAAACTACCGCGATACAGAGCCAGAAGAAGCTTTGGCAATGTTAAAAGATATCCATCATTCCGGTCAACTTTTATATCGACTCGTTCAAAACTTTTTGCTATATGGACAACTCATACAACTAGGAAAAGATCCCGAACGAGTCAGAAAATTGAGCAATGCCAATGAAAAAAGTTTTTCTAAAAAAATCATCGAACAAATTGCTCTCCAAAAGGCTATAGAATTCAATCGAGAAGAAGATTTGCAATTAGATTTACAAGAGGCAGTAATTCCCATCTCCGAACGAAAGCTTGGGAAAATTGTCGAAGAAATCATTGATAACGCCTTTAAATTCTCAAGCGCGGGAACTCCAGTTCAAATTCGTAGTTTTTTGCAGGACAATAATTTCCAACTATTTATTATCGATTTTGGACGAGGCATGACAACAGAGCAAATTGCTAATCTGGGAGCTTATATGCAATTTGAACGGAAGATTTATGCCCAACAAGGTTCTGGTTTAGGATTGACGATTGCTAAACTAATGATTGAATTATATGGCGGAGAATTAAAAATTGAAAGTATCCCAGATAAACAAACAATCGTTCATGTTATTTGTCCAGCAAATTAA